GGTGACATTTTCTGTAAAACCGTTCATACAGTAATTACGATCAAATGCAAAGAAGCCTGGTGGTTTGACAGAAATATAATTTTCTGAAGAATAaagtattttctattttatcatAGAGTAAAAATAACTCGAAAACATGAAGTTGCACATAAATCAAGACGtggttaaatttttttattttgaaaaccggAAATGTGAGTGTTTTCACCGGGGGAGCGACGTTCGTGACGCTTTCCTTCCTCTTATTGGGCGAGCTGGCTGTCAATCAAACCAATGAAACGTTATGTCACAGCCCATTCAATCGTCGCGTTGATACAGGAGTGACTATCaacacaaacatggctgccTCTTCGGCTAGAGACAAGGCGAGGACCACAGATAACGCACCTAAATACAGCCCCTGGGGTAACCAAGAGCCTGTGTCGCAGTCTCGTGAGATAATTAAACCGTCCATACTGGAGCTAACCAAAGAAGTGAGGACGAACATCCTCTGCACGGTTGAAGGATGTGGCAAGATCCTCCCCAACACACCTGCATTGAACATGCATCTTGTGAAGTCGCACAGAGTGAAGGTAGAACACGAGAATGTTCTTTGGTTGTCAACATGAACATAACTCATGCATGCTAAACTAGCTAACTTAGCTGTGTATTGTGAAACGTCGCACTATTAATAACGCGAGACATCCACATTAACTTAACAGTacggctaaaatgtcattatggTAAATAAAATTATGGTAAGGATAGTGACGTTGCTGTTGTTTGAAGCAACGTTGCCAAGTTTCTTCAGTTAAGTGGCTAAACTTGTGTTAGCTATGAGGCTAATGTGTGTGTCTCTTGGTTGACGTGGTTGCTAATTGAAAACGTGGTCCCTGCTTTGTTGTACTATTGATAGTCTGATTCCACCCTGCGTCGTCATTCCCAATTGATATTTGATTCCACCCTGCGTCGTCATTCCCAATTGATATTTGGCGACCACTGTACAGGCAGTGAAAGCGGCGACCCACGTTTTCGTGGGAGGCAGTGATTCATTTGTGTCCAGCAAGACTGAGGTTCTTTGCATGCAAGGGTTGACTCTTCTTCTGTAACAGGCCTGAGCGCTGGGAATTGTAATGAGAAGGCTATTTGTGTGAGTGCACGCTTGCTTTCATGCAACATTAAGAGTCCCatattatctaaaaaaaaatatatattatatatttagattGATGTTCTAATGTAACTCAAGCCGTTTAATGACCACCAAacctgagaaaaaaaatgtccttatTGTAGAATAAGAGGCGCTCAGTCGTTTTTGAAGGTCCGGGCTTTCATGACGTCATAAACAAAACCCTAATGCGAGTATAtgcccaccacttcacagaggacagTGACGTAAAAAAGCAAGGAGGCTTCGCAacaaatttcacattttaaaatgaaacctgGAGCTCTGCGTATTCATCGGTCTTGAGAGCTGTAAAGCCTGGGTTATCCTCCTGCGGCTACATTGACTCGCTCCTAcccctccaaactctcctgcATAGCTTAACGTACACCTCctggacaaaaaaatcacttctcAACAAAGCAGACCATGAGCTATAATTGGTCTGCTTTTTTCGATCCAATGTTTATATCTGATATCGATCTGATATCGGTctgttatcagcaaaaaaaagtaccgaattatatcggcctgcatctaaaagcTCTGATATCAGCACTCCGATAAAAGCAATCCATTACAGTCTCGGTTCTGGCACTCCAGCCCACATGATTTGAAACTGAAAAGTCAGAAAAGACGATGCAGCCGAGTAGAGCCGCCATGCAAAAGTCCCCCCCCCCTCGTGAcacagaaccagggaagttCAGCACGACcaaccccaaaaaacagcatgagcaTCCTTGTTTTTCAAACTGTGAGAAAGTGAGTTTATTTCTCTTACCTGCTGTTGCAGACTATTGTTCACTGTTTGAATACTATTACTTGATCAAACCTTTAATATTCCACactataaaataagtaaaatgtatttatgatgcaTGCTGACATAGGATTGGTTTGGTATCGGTCACGGCTGAAAGACGGCAATATCAGTATTGTATCGGAAGTACAATAGTTGCATTTAGACACCTGTACCTAGCATAATAGTAAGGCTTGGAGATATGGACTGAAGCTCATATCCCCATATATTTaagttgaatatcgatatacaatatatatcctattatttttttcccgcaaagtgagtttagaccaaatcaaagccaaatatgcatgtcaagttgttttattaaagtaAATACGTAacatgttttttgaaattttaaagcttcaagcaagatgcacattttttttaaatctaaaaatagccgctaaaataaagtaggccattcactttttgaaatatagaaaaagtcaaatataatattttttttataacaaatgtttagctatgctcaaatcctcagctaataacaaaagcacaaaagaacaacattTGAAGAagtgcccggtttaagaggaaattttttAATGTCAGCAAATCAAAAacactttaaattgaacagtagtttcttttttttaaggaaacatttttagaagacacaagtaTGTCCTTATTTTTTGCCAGGAACGctaacctgtcaactgcatcaggttTAGCAAactgacttccttgtacatttgtggtagagcttgtcgtgctaaataactGTCACTGCGAAGCTCGCTAGACATCACAAGTCCGTTGTTTTCAGTAGgttttaaagccgtttttttccccactgttgcaacggggaccatatctttagcaatgtgataggacacctctttataatagcacaccactttgcttatAATACaccaccactttgcttttcctttcactaGGAAggcaacaggaaaaagaagcaagcaGTGAGCTTTGTGTAGTGGCAGGAGTTGTGCAGCCAGCTCACAGCTTCATACATTCCTCGTGTTGGAGTTTGCCCCCCGTTTTAAGTTGTCATATCTGGTATATGACAGAACATTAAAATTAGCCGCTTTTGTCTTTTACGCAGAACCCCGCAAAGACAAACACAATTGTGTACCTTCACAAAGTAACACTGTGTCCCGCAATCAAGAGAATTAGATGTGTAACATCCGCGGCAGCATCTGGTGTGTCGTATAAAATTTGTGTTAGACAATGACACCTGCTTTGAACAGAACATGGCGAGATACTGTTAAATTTGACACCCTTCTCTCGGCATTACGACGTTCCCTACTCAGGTGTCATCCTTCCTCTGATAACACCTCAGAAAGAGTAAAATTGGTTGGAAGACTTCCGTGTCAGTACTGGCAATCTTTGGCTTTAACAGCACAAGGGTAACATTTGTTCCTAAGAACTGCATAAAATACTCCCAAGCAGTATACTGAATTGGGACAAGGATCAAGCGTGTTATTTATAAGCCAGTGATGTGGCAGTTCCGTCAGATGTAGTAATTACTGTATGTTCTCTGGTGGACAGGATGACAGAGCACTTTAGATGCTCCAATTACTCACTCTGTATGCGTCCTCTGCATTATTCATGGGCATCCAACAGAGTGATTGGTATCAGATTTGATTATAACCAACTGAACATTCTACCTCAAGATTGCACAGCTAAAGTACATCTAGTCGTCCATGCAATACTACAGTAGTAGATTCCTTGCTTAACATGACTCCATATGAACCATTTGATTATGTTTGAGGCAACGCTTTGCATTCAACATACTGTCATGGAAAAAGTTattagaccgcccttgtttcttcaatttattgatttattttaatgcctggtacaactaaaggtacatttgtttggacaaatatgatgataacaaatatagctcataagctCATTAATTTAAGatctgatatctagcaacttccatggttttcttcatcaccaaaatcacttaagtttttacatgaatagctatagcactgtactgccaaaaaaaattgACCCTTatcagctatttttgttgtcattgttatatttgtccaaacaaaggtacctttagttgtatccggcattaaaatgaccaacaaactaaagaaacaatggtggtgtaatcattttttccataactATTTTGTTTTATGTGTTGATTTCCTCATGATTAACCAGAGCCTTTAGCATCTTCTCCCTCTGGTGTCGGAGATGGAGGTGACCTTGACCACATTTTGGCTGCAAGCAGTCATAGTGTTTTGCCACCTGAATCTTGTCTGTTGTCAGAATACAAAAGGCTTTTTCTTCTGTCATGAATAAGACAATCATAAATTAAATAAGGATAAGAGAGAATGATAGTCACCTGTTAGTTCTGTAACATCATGCTATTAGTTGGTCTCATGCAAGAAATTACTAAAAGCTAAATGCAGCTCTTATTTGGCCACTTGTCTCTCTCCAGGATGGTATTGTCAACCCCACAGTAAGAAAGGACATGAAGACCTCGAAAAAGCTTTACTGCTGCCCCATTAAGGGCTGTCCCAGAGGGCCTGGAAGACCGTTCTCCCAATTCTCCCTGGTGAAACAAGTAAGCTTTCACTAAATCTAAATGTGTGCATGAATTGAGGTGTTTTAATTGGCGGTAGCACCAAATGTTTGTGTGCAAATGCAATAATATAAGTACTTAATGTGCACACAGGTGTTTTTTTCTGCTCttattaggcctgtcacaaatTCTGCCTGGCGATAATTGACCTAAaaattgtcgataatcgatataattaaaaaaaatttagaccattttttcattaattatatatataataatgagactacattgtatcaaaagcaataaactttcatttctcaagagtatttaacattgtaatgggaatgtcaagaccttttaaattaaatctaataaattaaacaaaaagacaaaaaaagctgtctattagcaaaaattgcacttacatACAAATCACAATcactaaaaacaataaaaatataccCTGTTAtatctctgttaagaaaaaaaaaaactcctcaTCACTACTTTCAAAGAAATGCGACATATTGGTTCGTCGGTGTtaatgcgctcaccttgttaattctgtttaaaatctaaatattccCTCACTGTGGCTGTGGtattagaaaccatcgcttctgtgccttcattcatgttggcgtatgctggctcactgTTCTAACTTGCAgctagcactctgtgtatcCGCTCACTAGTAGTCCAGCCTCCacatactgggacaaagaggctgaatgtctgagaggagggttcactttCTCCGTTCATTTCACTGGGGCACCAACGTGCACAGACAGATCTAGCATGAaccttcttgtcatccagcctgtgtggtaaagagagacaaggaaaacaaacactccatgcatgcacatgtcaatttatggaggccggcaaaatgatcaactttgttttgttttttttaatagtttttttttttaatcgttcaatttatcgattatcaTGAGAGGCCTAGCTCATATATTTATAACTTGTTTTTGCCTTGCTGTGTTGAAAAACTATATTatggaaggagaggattagaccacaataccaataggaggagggcgttggcataccaattccgcccactcttactgtatttaaggcctaggctaccagcacttgttagttcgctgacaaagctcttcggatgaggagcgaaatgtccgacaccttcttcacggAAGTACAGATGaggtctcaagaagcctttccctcattggacaactcctgtacgactgagagcctacacagacgtatattATACCTTTCTCAAAACTGAGGCTCATTGTTACAAAACGGACAACTGCAGATCCATTAAGACAGGGAAACTGTAATCCTCCCACTCAAAATTTCCAGTATGACTCAAATTCTGTTgcataaaaaaatcacaccatTTTGTCTTGTAACACTAGGTAACTGAATCAGATATTTAGCCCAAGTACGGTATGCTTAAAACcacattgtaaaataaagagTACAGAGGTTGTTGTGTCAATTTTCTtagcaatacatttgttcatcatcttaaatctgttttttcagCATTTTATGAAGATGCATGCAGAGAAGAAACACAAGTGCCCCAAGTGCAGCAATGGCTACAGCACTGAGTGTGACCTCAAGAGGCACATTGAGGACTGTGGGAAGACTTACCAGTGTACGTGTGGCTGTCCCTATGCCAGCAGGGCTGCCTTACTATCACACGTCTTTCGGACGGGACATGAGATTCCTACTGAGCACAGGCATGTATTCTCTTTACATATGATATTCAAAAGGAAATCTGAAGTCCTTATCCCTGATATGTATATACATTCATTCTTTTTAGAATTCCTCCAGTAAAAAAGCGGAAGATGGAGAAACTCTCAAGTTCTGAGAAGGTGAAGACCATTGACTCTGTGATTATGCCTTCTACTCATGTGCTAACGGAGGATACACCACCTTCTGACATCATTATTCAAAGTCCAGACTTGGCCAGCCACATGTCTAACGGCAACATAATCCTCCAGAAGCCACTTCTACCCAAACCCAACATGGCTTTAGTCAGTGTTCCTGTGATGCAGCTGGCCCACTTGCCTGTCCTTCTCCCATCTACAGAGAGTGGCGCGCTAAGGTCTGTAGTGCTGGCGGTCAACAGCCAAGGCTCTGTTAGCACTCTTCACCTCCTGCCACAGGCCTTGGGAGCTGTAGTGCCCCAGCTGGATGCTAAGAGTTTGGGTTTTCAGGACAGCATGCCTACTTCTCGCTCTGGCCTGGGGCCCATCAGCACAGGGGTGCAGGTCAGGCTTGACAGTCCGGTCACTCAGGACTCAGGAAGAGGAAGGAGCACTTCTACAAACATTCAAACAGACAAGTCGTGCCTGGCAAAGATGCCCACAGGGGTCGCAGAGGGAATTGGATTGTGTTCTGTAGGTGAGCCCGCAGTATCCTCTTGTTCCCAGACAGACATTAGCGTGAGTGCCCAAATCCTTCTGCCAGTCAGTGTTCAAACCCAGACATTCTATACCCAGGGCAAAGCCACCTCAACTATTGGGGCTCAGACAGACAGCCAATCTTTAAACCAAAGTACTTGCTCCTCTTTATCTGTGCCGCCATGTAGAACCAGGCAGACCCAGACCTACTTCACCCTGCCGCAATCTGAGGAGAAAGTTCATGATCAGGCCATCATGTGCTCTGACCTTTTCGGCGGAGAGTCCCTCAGCGTCTCCACCCAGACCGCAGTGTACACAGATGAGCCTCTGACGGCCACAGGAGACAGTTTATACGAGGACACCAAGGTGACAGGAGGCATGTGTTTCGGGGTGCAGACAGACATACTGAACCCAAACAACGTTGCAGACAACCAAACCCAAACCATGATCTTGTTAAATGACCTGCAAAACATTCTCTCTGGCCACCAAGTGCTGACCGATGCCACGGCA
The sequence above is a segment of the Dunckerocampus dactyliophorus isolate RoL2022-P2 chromosome 3, RoL_Ddac_1.1, whole genome shotgun sequence genome. Coding sequences within it:
- the atmin gene encoding ATM interactor; its protein translation is MAASSARDKARTTDNAPKYSPWGNQEPVSQSREIIKPSILELTKEVRTNILCTVEGCGKILPNTPALNMHLVKSHRVKDGIVNPTVRKDMKTSKKLYCCPIKGCPRGPGRPFSQFSLVKQHFMKMHAEKKHKCPKCSNGYSTECDLKRHIEDCGKTYQCTCGCPYASRAALLSHVFRTGHEIPTEHRIPPVKKRKMEKLSSSEKVKTIDSVIMPSTHVLTEDTPPSDIIIQSPDLASHMSNGNIILQKPLLPKPNMALVSVPVMQLAHLPVLLPSTESGALRSVVLAVNSQGSVSTLHLLPQALGAVVPQLDAKSLGFQDSMPTSRSGLGPISTGVQVRLDSPVTQDSGRGRSTSTNIQTDKSCLAKMPTGVAEGIGLCSVGEPAVSSCSQTDISVSAQILLPVSVQTQTFYTQGKATSTIGAQTDSQSLNQSTCSSLSVPPCRTRQTQTYFTLPQSEEKVHDQAIMCSDLFGGESLSVSTQTAVYTDEPLTATGDSLYEDTKVTGGMCFGVQTDILNPNNVADNQTQTMILLNDLQNILSGHQVLTDATAGCGSSLASVQEQHSTMDFDFEEFLSSVHIQTQTEESHLGGLNEDTPLESLDIQTQTDFFLMDDMDQSEGPSRSQTSDLELFDTQTQTDLNFLLSTGSHLPLSSILRHSSFSMSTESSDTETQTDLPSFVPCLPAQCPVTQGEHARLLNSTETQTSQVEGLGHLFLTSNETQTVMDDFLSADLAWNMDSHFSSVETQTCEELFALFQHPEKPNS